The following proteins come from a genomic window of Geomonas sp. RF6:
- the lon gene encoding endopeptidase La, whose amino-acid sequence MAENRQETEELSIPDVLPLLPVRDVVVYPYMILPLFVGREMSINAVDYALAKDRMIFLATQKEVGEEDPTPDSIYRVGTVAMIMRMLKLPDGRVKILVQGLTKGRVAEYLEEKPFYSVRVDRVIEPAAAENTIEAEALIRTVKEELAKIVALGKAVSPEVMVIVENMQEPGSLADLVASNIGLKVDEAQSLLEMTNPLERLKRVHDFLNKESELLNMQARIQSAAKEEMGKSQREYYLREQLRAIQQELGETDARSEEMAELRKGIEGAKMPPNVEKEAFKQLGRLEQMHPDAAEAGMLRTYLDWLVEIPWSKASKDALELKRAKEILDEDHYYLDKIKERILEFLAVRKLKKKMKGPILCFVGPPGVGKTSLGKSIARAMGRKFVRISLGGVRDEAEIRGHRRTYVGALPGRIIQGIKQAGTNNPVFMLDELDKLGSDFRGDPSSALLEVLDPEQNNSFSDHYINLPFSLANVMFIATANQIDTVPGPLRDRMEVISLSGYTEEEKLEISKRYLVPRQAKENGITEDIITFSEEALRAIISKYTREAGLRNLEREIGTVCRKVARKVAEGSEKKFIITAGNLAKYLGPPKFLREKEMEKNEIGVVTGLAWTPVGGEVLFVEASTMKGKGGLTLTGQLGDVMKESVQAALSYIRSRAAELKLPEDTFSSLDIHVHVPAGAIPKDGPSAGITMATALVSALTKVPVRKEVAMTGEITLRGKVLPIGGLKEKILAAARLGIRTIVIPEENVKDLEDVPKTILRKVKIVSASSIDQVLAVALEQYPPPSEPKTPAPAKAKSPRQRPLPPTRKSPTAGAKG is encoded by the coding sequence ATGGCGGAAAACAGGCAGGAAACCGAAGAACTGAGCATACCGGATGTTCTGCCGCTCCTCCCGGTACGGGACGTGGTTGTCTATCCCTACATGATCCTTCCCCTTTTCGTGGGGAGGGAGATGTCGATAAACGCCGTCGACTATGCGCTGGCCAAGGACAGGATGATCTTCCTCGCCACCCAGAAGGAGGTGGGGGAGGAGGACCCGACCCCCGACTCGATCTACCGCGTCGGCACCGTGGCGATGATCATGCGCATGCTGAAGCTCCCCGACGGGCGGGTGAAGATCCTGGTGCAGGGGCTAACGAAGGGGCGCGTCGCCGAGTACCTGGAGGAGAAGCCTTTCTACTCCGTGCGGGTCGACCGCGTCATCGAGCCGGCAGCCGCCGAGAACACCATCGAGGCGGAGGCGCTCATCAGGACGGTGAAGGAGGAGCTGGCAAAGATCGTGGCCCTCGGGAAGGCAGTTTCTCCGGAGGTCATGGTGATCGTGGAGAACATGCAGGAGCCCGGCAGCCTCGCCGACCTCGTCGCCAGCAACATCGGGCTGAAGGTCGATGAGGCGCAGTCCCTCCTGGAGATGACCAATCCCCTCGAGCGCCTGAAGAGGGTGCACGACTTCCTCAACAAGGAGAGCGAGCTCCTGAACATGCAGGCCCGCATCCAGTCCGCCGCGAAGGAGGAGATGGGGAAGAGCCAGCGGGAATACTATCTGCGCGAGCAGCTGCGCGCCATCCAGCAGGAGCTCGGCGAGACCGACGCCAGAAGCGAGGAGATGGCGGAGCTGAGAAAAGGGATCGAGGGGGCGAAGATGCCCCCGAACGTGGAGAAGGAGGCCTTCAAGCAGCTGGGGCGCCTGGAGCAGATGCACCCGGACGCCGCGGAGGCGGGGATGCTGCGCACCTATCTCGACTGGCTGGTGGAGATCCCCTGGAGCAAGGCGAGCAAGGACGCGCTGGAGCTGAAGAGGGCGAAGGAGATCCTGGACGAGGACCACTACTACCTCGACAAGATAAAGGAGCGCATCCTCGAGTTTCTCGCGGTGCGCAAGCTGAAGAAGAAGATGAAGGGTCCGATCCTCTGCTTCGTCGGCCCTCCGGGGGTCGGCAAGACCTCCCTCGGGAAGTCCATCGCCCGCGCCATGGGACGCAAGTTCGTGCGCATCTCCCTTGGCGGTGTGCGCGACGAGGCGGAGATCAGGGGGCACCGGCGCACCTATGTCGGCGCGCTCCCCGGACGGATCATCCAGGGGATCAAGCAGGCGGGGACGAACAACCCCGTCTTCATGCTGGACGAGCTGGACAAGCTCGGCTCCGATTTCCGCGGCGACCCCTCGTCCGCCCTTCTGGAGGTTCTCGATCCGGAGCAGAACAACAGCTTCTCGGACCACTACATCAATCTCCCCTTCTCCTTGGCAAACGTCATGTTCATCGCCACGGCGAACCAGATCGACACGGTGCCGGGGCCGCTGCGGGACAGGATGGAGGTGATCTCCCTCTCCGGCTACACCGAAGAGGAAAAGCTGGAGATCTCCAAGCGCTACCTCGTGCCGAGGCAGGCGAAGGAGAACGGCATCACGGAGGATATCATCACCTTCTCGGAGGAGGCGCTGCGCGCCATCATCTCCAAGTACACCCGGGAGGCGGGGCTTCGAAACCTTGAGCGCGAGATCGGCACCGTCTGCCGCAAGGTCGCCCGCAAGGTCGCGGAGGGGTCCGAGAAGAAGTTCATCATCACAGCCGGTAACCTGGCGAAGTACCTCGGCCCCCCGAAGTTCCTGCGCGAGAAGGAGATGGAGAAAAACGAGATCGGCGTCGTCACCGGTCTTGCCTGGACCCCTGTCGGCGGCGAAGTCCTCTTCGTGGAGGCGAGTACCATGAAGGGGAAAGGGGGGCTCACCCTCACCGGGCAGCTCGGCGATGTCATGAAGGAGTCCGTGCAGGCGGCACTTTCCTACATCCGCTCGCGCGCCGCGGAGCTGAAGCTCCCTGAGGACACCTTCAGCTCGCTCGACATCCACGTCCACGTCCCGGCAGGCGCCATCCCTAAAGACGGCCCGTCTGCGGGGATCACCATGGCCACAGCGCTCGTCTCGGCCCTCACGAAGGTCCCGGTGCGCAAGGAGGTGGCGATGACCGGCGAGATCACCTTGCGCGGCAAGGTCCTCCCCATCGGCGGGCTGAAGGAGAAGATCCTCGCGGCCGCGCGTCTGGGGATCCGCACCATCGTCATCCCGGAGGAGAACGTGAAGGACCTCGAGGATGTGCCGAAGACGATCCTCAGGAAGGTGAAGATCGTCAGTGCCTCCAGCATCGACCAGGTCCTCGCCGTCGCCCTGGAGCAGTACCCGCCGCCGAGCGAGCCGAAGACGCCGGCTCCGGCGAAGGCGAAGTCGCCGCGCCAGCGCCCGCTTCCGCCGACCCGCAAAAGCCCCACTGCGGGAGCGAAAGGATGA
- a CDS encoding Hsp20/alpha crystallin family protein yields MAVIPKEPLEWLSLFRQQMDEIFQYLSSLEGKEGFSEQEPPLVDVYETPDSFVVEVELPGCAPKDISLSICCSTLVIEGMKRQEAQPGVNYICLERRYGRFCKAVEISPAADVDNVNATMAKGLLVVAFPWAKSKKTHIREIPIK; encoded by the coding sequence ATGGCGGTAATTCCGAAGGAGCCGTTGGAGTGGCTGAGTCTATTTCGCCAGCAGATGGACGAGATCTTTCAGTACCTCTCGAGCCTGGAGGGGAAGGAAGGATTCTCGGAGCAGGAGCCGCCGTTGGTCGACGTCTATGAGACCCCTGACTCCTTCGTCGTGGAGGTGGAACTTCCGGGGTGCGCCCCGAAGGACATCTCCCTGAGCATCTGCTGCTCCACCCTCGTCATCGAGGGGATGAAGCGACAGGAGGCGCAGCCGGGGGTGAACTACATCTGCCTGGAGCGCCGCTACGGGCGCTTCTGCAAGGCTGTCGAGATCTCACCCGCGGCGGATGTCGACAACGTGAACGCGACTATGGCAAAGGGGCTTCTGGTCGTTGCCTTCCCCTGGGCCAAGAGCAAGAAGACGCACATCCGGGAGATTCCCATCAAGTAA
- a CDS encoding tetratricopeptide repeat protein, which translates to MQKYKKALLPLLAVSLFTTGFDWPFPASDSCRNAKRIILDIPAKSSDAKRREAESKVKELCPNGPAGHYLKGLQLERSGNPDAAAAEYREALRLDPAFYAASGNLGLIHVERGASEEAAVELSAGLKQGDPRYNKGLGRVFSQKQLYLLAIYHYQEAVNAFPNDASILAELAAAYVGAGQMQNAEDQYRKALVLEPGNGRARLGLGTLLLNRGEIDKAVGELKQAELADPGNKEVHRLLAEGYTRKGDTKSAEYEEVLAGIVRQKQESTEAKVDHVRLGDEFMAAKEIEKAAAEYRLRLAEAPNDAVALQRLGDCQVAQGRDDEAIVSYREALRNKGDNAQLHYNLGLLYERKALLDEAVVEYRQTLLQTPENEDARLRLAEIYTLRGSFQPALDQYKELVKRKPADASVQLKLARAYQNTKELEAAAEAYAAAVKLDPNLLDAHRELASLQRKRNLNDEAAKEYAEVLRLKKDDADARTALTAIYVKNKNYDDLVTLLKEGVQLTPDDPNAHYKLGLVYEFQKKYDEATEQYKGAVTLKPDHAKALNAMGRVQMKNGRIAEAKESLEAAKKADPELEEPTVLLSNIKDELTPEPRSYRRYRSSKGRHAKSEKAVTRKGKKAKAEAADDDDAGKKAKGKKKGKSAGKKEKKEKKGKSGKSAKKHKE; encoded by the coding sequence ATGCAGAAATATAAAAAAGCCCTCTTGCCGCTTCTGGCCGTGAGCCTCTTCACGACCGGATTCGACTGGCCTTTCCCGGCCAGCGACAGCTGCCGCAACGCCAAACGCATCATCCTCGATATCCCCGCAAAGTCGAGCGATGCGAAAAGAAGAGAAGCCGAGTCGAAGGTTAAGGAACTCTGCCCCAACGGCCCTGCCGGGCACTACCTGAAGGGCCTTCAGCTGGAGCGCTCCGGAAACCCCGACGCGGCGGCTGCCGAGTACCGCGAGGCCCTCAGGCTCGATCCCGCCTTCTACGCCGCCAGCGGAAACCTCGGCCTCATCCACGTGGAGAGGGGGGCGAGCGAGGAAGCCGCCGTGGAGCTCTCCGCAGGGCTGAAGCAGGGGGATCCCCGCTACAACAAGGGGCTCGGGCGGGTGTTCAGCCAGAAGCAGCTCTACCTGCTGGCGATCTATCACTACCAGGAGGCAGTGAACGCCTTCCCGAACGACGCGTCGATCCTTGCCGAACTCGCCGCGGCATACGTCGGTGCCGGGCAGATGCAGAACGCGGAGGACCAGTATCGCAAGGCGCTGGTACTTGAGCCGGGGAACGGGCGAGCGCGGCTCGGGCTGGGGACCCTCCTCCTGAACAGGGGTGAGATCGACAAGGCTGTCGGTGAGCTGAAACAGGCCGAGCTCGCAGATCCCGGGAACAAGGAAGTCCACCGCCTGCTGGCGGAAGGGTACACCCGCAAGGGGGACACGAAGAGCGCCGAGTACGAGGAGGTCCTGGCCGGCATTGTGCGCCAGAAGCAGGAGTCGACCGAGGCGAAGGTGGACCATGTGCGGCTCGGAGACGAGTTTATGGCCGCGAAGGAGATCGAGAAGGCCGCCGCCGAGTACAGGCTGCGCCTCGCGGAGGCTCCGAACGACGCGGTCGCCCTGCAGCGTCTGGGGGACTGCCAGGTGGCTCAGGGGCGCGACGACGAGGCGATCGTCTCCTACCGCGAGGCTCTGCGCAACAAGGGGGACAACGCCCAGCTTCACTACAACCTCGGTCTGCTGTACGAGCGCAAGGCGCTTCTGGACGAGGCGGTGGTGGAATACCGCCAGACACTGCTGCAGACCCCGGAAAACGAAGACGCGCGCCTGCGCCTTGCCGAGATCTACACGCTGCGCGGCTCCTTTCAGCCTGCGCTCGACCAGTACAAGGAACTGGTGAAGAGAAAGCCGGCTGACGCCTCCGTGCAGCTGAAGCTCGCAAGGGCTTACCAGAACACGAAGGAGTTGGAGGCTGCTGCGGAGGCCTACGCCGCTGCGGTAAAGCTCGATCCGAACCTTCTCGACGCCCACCGCGAGCTCGCCTCGCTGCAGCGCAAGCGAAACCTGAACGACGAAGCGGCGAAGGAGTACGCCGAGGTGCTGCGCCTGAAGAAGGACGACGCCGACGCCCGCACCGCTCTCACCGCGATCTACGTGAAGAACAAGAATTACGACGACCTCGTCACTCTTCTGAAGGAAGGGGTGCAGCTCACCCCGGACGACCCGAACGCCCACTACAAGCTCGGGCTCGTGTACGAGTTCCAGAAAAAGTACGATGAGGCGACAGAGCAGTACAAGGGGGCGGTCACCCTGAAGCCGGACCATGCGAAGGCGCTGAACGCCATGGGGCGGGTCCAGATGAAAAACGGCCGGATCGCCGAGGCAAAGGAGTCGCTGGAAGCGGCGAAGAAGGCCGACCCCGAACTGGAGGAGCCGACGGTCCTTCTGAGCAACATAAAGGACGAGCTGACCCCGGAGCCGCGCAGCTACCGCAGGTACCGCTCCTCGAAGGGACGGCACGCGAAGTCTGAGAAGGCCGTTACCCGCAAGGGGAAGAAGGCGAAGGCCGAAGCCGCCGACGATGACGACGCCGGCAAGAAGGCAAAGGGGAAAAAGAAGGGCAAATCCGCAGGAAAAAAAGAGAAAAAGGAAAAGAAAGGGAAGAGCGGAAAGTCCGCGAAGAAGCACAAGGAGTAG
- a CDS encoding low affinity iron permease family protein has protein sequence MLKKSSHFARFATWAAHSSGHPTIFVIAVGSIALWALTGPLFGFSDTWQLIINTSTTIITFLMVFLIQNTQNRDSAATQIKLDEIIRSLGSANNALLNMEELDEKDLERLRKGYLRLAEDARRSSQRGKKPPTSRSASRTPSKPRYRRRPRGSRHPSPPTP, from the coding sequence TTGCTCAAGAAGAGTTCGCACTTTGCCAGGTTCGCCACCTGGGCTGCCCATTCCTCAGGTCATCCCACCATATTCGTCATTGCCGTCGGCTCCATCGCTCTGTGGGCCCTCACCGGTCCCCTCTTCGGATTCAGCGACACCTGGCAGCTCATCATCAACACCAGCACTACCATCATCACCTTTCTCATGGTCTTTCTGATCCAGAACACACAGAACCGGGACTCCGCTGCAACCCAGATCAAGCTCGACGAGATCATCCGTTCACTGGGGAGCGCGAACAACGCGCTGCTAAACATGGAGGAGTTGGACGAGAAGGACCTGGAGCGGCTGCGGAAGGGATACCTGAGACTTGCAGAGGACGCACGAAGGTCGAGCCAGCGCGGGAAGAAGCCTCCAACCAGCCGCAGCGCCTCCCGAACCCCTTCAAAACCCCGTTACAGAAGGCGCCCTCGCGGCAGCCGCCATCCATCGCCTCCGACCCCGTGA
- a CDS encoding septal ring lytic transglycosylase RlpA family protein produces the protein MASPERSGKMAVIGIISLLLLPIHTLPLLAAEKVEKEAEPKVEKEEKKSVVKRLIGLATYYAKRYNGRRTSSGARHDPEEMTAAHHNLPLGTRVRVTNLANNKEVTVVINDRCRKMSVPFIDLSRAAARKLGFLGAGRANVAISLLAEGES, from the coding sequence ATGGCATCACCCGAGCGAAGCGGCAAGATGGCCGTTATTGGCATCATCTCTCTGCTGCTTCTCCCGATCCACACGCTTCCCCTGCTGGCTGCTGAAAAAGTTGAAAAAGAAGCAGAGCCGAAAGTAGAAAAAGAGGAAAAAAAGTCAGTAGTAAAGCGGCTGATTGGTCTTGCGACCTACTACGCCAAACGGTACAACGGGAGACGGACCAGTTCCGGAGCACGTCATGATCCGGAAGAAATGACTGCGGCTCACCACAATCTCCCCCTGGGTACTAGGGTGCGGGTTACCAATCTCGCCAACAACAAAGAAGTCACCGTCGTTATCAACGACCGTTGCCGCAAGATGTCAGTTCCGTTTATCGATCTGTCACGCGCCGCGGCAAGAAAGCTTGGGTTTCTCGGAGCAGGCAGGGCCAACGTGGCCATCTCGCTGCTCGCTGAAGGGGAATCCTGA
- a CDS encoding PAS domain-containing protein, with the protein MDERRIQKRHVLSAVALCAFFWAMDALLDGLLFPERYSSGFSFAATPRELWMRTVVSVLVGCVFLFARWRAQWLRHTERVKRRADELSRVLFESATDAICLIDSRDVKVTAVNTLFLKRHALTEDDALGQSLYDLISMRRLPADALAPLEETAITGEPATCDLAYPGDDGELVYEEVATYPIGDPGLGTSGALYVTRDVTTRRRSEELVRNSEERYRAIFDNTGTAMAIVHAGGVIRMVNRGFEEVTGYGKEELEGRLSWNDLVPEPALQLPCAALEGALPRSFELALLDKGGVEKTVAGNWSSIAGSEETVVSLLDITGQKRVEKALRESRAALAVAQRIAHMGNWEWDVVLDELTWSEEMFRIYGLPSGEIAPTYEGRLQAVHPQDRELVIKAMNAALYDKTPLELDYRIVLPTGETRTIACRGEVSYDRLGNPLRIIGTDQDVTWRKEAEEALRISEEKFSKAFRASPDPIAIMRAEDCAYIDVNEAFLKTTGYSAEELIGHTSSELQLWAEPEARIAMLKILNRYGHVRNLDVRFRMKSGEIRQLLWSADIIEYRGEGCLIAISRDVTEQRQLEKELHESEAKLFMKHEELKSLFQQMESIRREWEETMDCVDDMFILADGSGKIRRFNRAVETFSGKPHRDIVGTEWSAFLETQGMAPHLAAPGTEIYHAGSGRWFVLHSYSFSMNDVDGALRQVIIINDTTKIGRKTPEIRVAGSKIAL; encoded by the coding sequence ATGGATGAGCGGCGGATCCAGAAACGACACGTCCTGAGTGCGGTGGCACTCTGCGCCTTCTTTTGGGCAATGGACGCGCTCCTGGACGGACTCCTTTTTCCGGAGCGCTACTCCTCCGGCTTCAGCTTTGCCGCGACCCCCCGGGAACTGTGGATGCGCACCGTGGTCTCCGTCCTCGTTGGCTGCGTTTTCCTCTTCGCCCGGTGGCGCGCGCAGTGGCTGCGGCATACGGAACGGGTGAAGCGCCGGGCCGACGAGCTCTCCCGCGTCCTCTTCGAATCCGCCACCGATGCCATCTGCCTCATCGACTCCCGGGACGTCAAAGTCACCGCAGTCAACACCCTCTTTCTCAAAAGGCACGCCCTTACCGAGGACGACGCCCTCGGCCAAAGCCTCTACGACCTCATCAGCATGCGCCGCCTCCCGGCGGACGCTCTCGCCCCCCTCGAGGAGACCGCCATCACCGGCGAGCCTGCCACCTGCGACCTTGCATACCCCGGCGATGACGGGGAGCTGGTGTACGAGGAGGTGGCGACCTACCCCATCGGCGACCCCGGCCTCGGTACTTCCGGCGCCCTCTACGTCACCCGCGATGTCACCACGCGCCGCCGCTCCGAAGAGCTCGTGAGGAACTCCGAGGAACGGTACCGCGCCATCTTTGACAATACCGGCACTGCCATGGCGATTGTCCATGCAGGGGGGGTGATCCGCATGGTGAACCGCGGCTTTGAGGAGGTGACCGGCTACGGCAAGGAGGAGCTCGAGGGGCGACTCTCCTGGAACGACCTCGTCCCCGAACCCGCCCTGCAGCTCCCTTGCGCCGCCCTCGAGGGTGCGCTGCCGCGGAGCTTCGAACTGGCCCTCCTGGACAAGGGGGGGGTGGAGAAGACAGTCGCCGGCAACTGGTCCTCCATCGCCGGCTCAGAGGAGACAGTCGTCTCTCTCCTCGACATCACCGGGCAAAAGAGGGTGGAAAAGGCGCTGCGCGAGAGCCGGGCGGCACTGGCGGTCGCCCAGCGCATCGCTCATATGGGGAACTGGGAGTGGGATGTCGTGCTCGACGAGCTGACCTGGTCGGAGGAGATGTTTCGCATCTACGGTCTCCCCTCCGGCGAGATCGCACCGACCTACGAGGGGCGCCTCCAGGCGGTCCATCCGCAGGACAGGGAACTCGTGATAAAGGCGATGAATGCGGCCCTGTACGACAAGACGCCTCTGGAGCTGGACTACCGGATCGTTCTTCCCACCGGCGAGACCCGCACGATAGCCTGCAGGGGGGAGGTGAGCTACGACCGCCTCGGGAACCCCCTGCGCATCATCGGTACCGACCAGGACGTGACGTGGCGCAAGGAGGCGGAGGAGGCGCTGCGCATCTCCGAGGAGAAATTCTCCAAGGCCTTCCGCGCCAGCCCCGATCCTATTGCCATCATGAGAGCGGAGGACTGCGCCTACATCGACGTCAACGAGGCATTCCTGAAGACGACGGGGTACAGCGCAGAGGAGCTGATCGGTCACACCTCGAGCGAGCTGCAGCTGTGGGCGGAGCCGGAAGCACGCATCGCCATGCTGAAGATCCTGAACCGGTACGGCCACGTGCGCAACCTCGACGTGCGCTTCCGCATGAAATCGGGGGAAATCCGCCAGCTCCTCTGGTCCGCGGACATCATCGAGTACCGCGGAGAGGGGTGCCTCATCGCCATCTCCCGCGACGTCACGGAGCAGAGGCAGCTGGAGAAGGAACTGCACGAAAGCGAGGCGAAGCTCTTCATGAAGCACGAGGAGCTGAAGAGTCTCTTCCAGCAGATGGAGAGCATCAGGCGGGAGTGGGAGGAGACGATGGACTGTGTCGACGACATGTTCATCCTCGCCGACGGCTCCGGGAAGATCAGGCGCTTCAACAGGGCCGTGGAGACCTTTTCCGGCAAGCCGCATCGCGACATCGTGGGGACCGAGTGGTCCGCCTTCCTGGAAACGCAGGGGATGGCCCCCCACCTTGCCGCACCGGGGACCGAGATCTACCACGCCGGAAGCGGCAGGTGGTTCGTGCTGCACTCCTATTCGTTCAGCATGAATGATGTGGACGGCGCCCTGCGACAGGTCATTATCATCAACGACACCACCAAAATCGGCAGAAAAACGCCTGAAATCCGGGTGGCCGGGTCAAAAATCGCGCTGTGA
- a CDS encoding 1,4-dihydroxy-6-naphthoate synthase → MSDSPAGAPGNASDETKGEGRRILTLGYSPCPNDTFIFHALVHQEIECGLAFRERLEDVETLNRLALASTLDVSKVSYHLLGHVLDDYLLLRSGGALGRGCGPLVVAKPGVELSSLREKPVALPGEFTTAALLLRLYDPSLENLVYLPFEKIMGAVADGSVAAGVIIHESRFTYQGYGLQQLLDLGQWWEEDTGYPIPLGGIIARRSLGRDTLLALERGIAESVRHATAHPDGARPYIRAHSQEMSEEVCSAHIALYVNRFSVDLGREGEEAVAFLLRRAAAEGIIPGRSASLFIE, encoded by the coding sequence ATGAGTGACTCACCAGCCGGCGCACCCGGCAACGCATCAGATGAAACAAAAGGGGAAGGGCGCCGCATCCTCACCCTCGGGTACTCTCCCTGCCCCAATGACACCTTCATCTTCCATGCTCTCGTTCACCAGGAGATAGAGTGCGGGCTCGCCTTCAGGGAGCGACTCGAGGACGTGGAGACGCTGAACCGCCTCGCGCTCGCTTCGACCCTCGACGTCTCCAAGGTCTCCTATCATCTTCTCGGGCACGTGCTGGACGACTACCTCCTTCTCCGCTCCGGCGGGGCTCTCGGGCGGGGGTGCGGCCCGCTGGTGGTGGCGAAACCGGGAGTCGAGCTTTCATCGTTGAGGGAGAAGCCGGTAGCGCTCCCGGGGGAGTTTACCACCGCGGCACTCCTTTTGCGGCTGTACGACCCGTCCCTTGAAAACCTCGTCTACCTCCCCTTCGAGAAGATCATGGGAGCGGTCGCCGACGGCTCCGTCGCTGCCGGGGTGATCATCCACGAGTCGCGCTTCACCTACCAGGGGTACGGGCTGCAGCAGCTTCTCGACCTCGGGCAATGGTGGGAAGAGGATACCGGGTACCCGATTCCTCTCGGGGGGATCATCGCCCGGCGCTCACTCGGGCGCGATACCCTCCTCGCCCTCGAGCGCGGCATCGCGGAGAGCGTTCGTCACGCCACCGCACACCCCGACGGGGCAAGGCCGTATATCCGGGCCCACTCGCAGGAGATGAGCGAGGAGGTTTGCTCCGCGCATATAGCTCTCTATGTGAACCGTTTCAGCGTCGATCTCGGAAGGGAGGGGGAAGAAGCGGTAGCCTTTCTCCTGCGGCGGGCTGCAGCTGAGGGGATCATCCCCGGAAGGAGCGCTTCTCTTTTTATCGAGTAG
- the mqnB gene encoding futalosine hydrolase yields the protein MKQIIVTASTLLELSLLLEAIGAVPTPDAGHLRAYRGSFGDVDLLIAVTGMGKVNAASATTLLLERFEPKLLVNTGCAGAFAGSGLGIGDLAIASSDSFGDEGVETPLGWQGLELIGIPVYEGKGARIFNTFPLSPEVAARAVDVAGRGGTRSLLGPFVTVSTCSGTACRGDEILRRFPGTICENMEGAAVAQVATAYGVDLLEVRGISNMVEDRDLSRWDLKGAVAAAQHFLLRFLRQ from the coding sequence TTGAAGCAGATCATCGTCACAGCCTCCACCCTCCTTGAACTCTCCCTCCTTCTCGAGGCGATCGGCGCTGTGCCGACTCCGGATGCGGGACATCTGCGGGCCTACCGCGGGAGCTTCGGCGACGTCGATCTCCTCATCGCCGTCACCGGGATGGGGAAGGTCAATGCGGCGAGTGCCACGACCCTCCTCCTCGAGCGCTTCGAGCCGAAGCTCCTTGTCAACACCGGGTGTGCCGGTGCCTTCGCCGGGAGCGGTCTCGGGATAGGAGATCTCGCGATAGCTTCTTCCGACTCCTTCGGGGACGAGGGGGTGGAGACCCCGCTGGGTTGGCAGGGGCTCGAACTGATAGGGATACCGGTATACGAGGGGAAGGGGGCGCGCATCTTCAACACCTTTCCCCTCTCACCCGAGGTGGCAGCCCGAGCCGTGGACGTTGCGGGGCGCGGGGGGACGCGGTCCCTCCTCGGCCCGTTCGTGACCGTATCGACCTGCAGCGGCACCGCTTGCCGCGGCGACGAGATCCTGCGCCGCTTCCCCGGCACGATCTGCGAAAACATGGAAGGTGCTGCCGTGGCACAGGTGGCGACGGCGTACGGCGTCGACCTCCTGGAGGTTCGGGGCATCAGCAACATGGTTGAGGACAGGGATCTCTCTCGCTGGGACCTGAAGGGGGCTGTCGCGGCGGCACAGCACTTTCTCCTCCGCTTCCTGCGACAGTGA
- the gspC gene encoding type II secretion system protein GspC — MPRWILPLNIVISLLIVAVLALIAADVLSFKISSLYPKSGRTGAVAVQATSAAAPEDLLSFAPIVEKGLFGKGTEGKLSAAQQPQGAAGQAAAPPPAANVSDLTLLGTVVGSLRESFALIAKGSTKEERVFRIGEIVFSAGPLVSVKKEVAEILVGGRRVPIVTPMAIAANPEGQKPAPPPQPGGGLAAQTGAGSYVVDQRALNAALDNIGTAMTDARLLPSMKDGKVEGFRATEVKPQGIFGTIGIRNGDILLRMNDFPIDSPEKAIQSLASLKGQSRIKLDLIRDGQPTTFSYDIR; from the coding sequence ATGCCGCGGTGGATTCTTCCCCTCAACATAGTCATCTCCCTCCTGATCGTGGCGGTGCTCGCGCTGATTGCCGCAGACGTCCTCAGCTTCAAGATCTCCTCCCTCTACCCCAAGAGCGGGCGCACCGGAGCCGTGGCGGTGCAGGCGACCTCGGCAGCCGCTCCGGAGGATCTGCTGAGCTTCGCGCCGATCGTTGAGAAGGGGCTTTTCGGGAAGGGAACGGAGGGGAAACTGAGCGCCGCGCAGCAGCCGCAAGGTGCGGCGGGGCAGGCAGCCGCCCCCCCTCCCGCCGCCAACGTCTCCGACCTCACCCTCCTCGGCACGGTCGTCGGCTCCCTGCGGGAGTCCTTCGCCCTCATAGCGAAGGGGAGCACGAAGGAGGAGCGGGTCTTCCGCATCGGAGAAATCGTCTTTTCCGCGGGGCCCCTGGTCTCGGTGAAAAAGGAGGTCGCGGAGATCCTGGTTGGAGGAAGGCGGGTACCGATCGTCACCCCGATGGCGATAGCTGCCAATCCGGAGGGGCAAAAACCTGCCCCCCCGCCGCAGCCTGGCGGCGGCCTCGCCGCTCAGACCGGCGCCGGGAGCTACGTCGTCGACCAGCGCGCCCTCAATGCCGCTCTCGACAACATCGGCACGGCGATGACCGACGCGCGGCTCCTGCCGAGCATGAAGGACGGGAAGGTGGAGGGTTTCCGCGCCACCGAAGTGAAGCCGCAGGGGATATTCGGCACGATCGGGATCAGAAACGGCGACATCCTGCTGCGCATGAACGACTTCCCCATCGACTCCCCTGAGAAGGCGATTCAGTCCCTTGCCTCCCTGAAGGGGCAGAGCAGGATCAAGCTCGACCTCATCAGGGACGGGCAGCCGACTACCTTCAGCTACGACATCAGATAG